Proteins from a genomic interval of Musa acuminata AAA Group cultivar baxijiao chromosome BXJ1-9, Cavendish_Baxijiao_AAA, whole genome shotgun sequence:
- the LOC103973892 gene encoding alpha-dioxygenase PIOX gives MCLPLLDPFIHPAFRDVFETMPFCDKLSFLYVHSLDRLKLWHKLPVFLGLTYLQQRRTLHEKYSLLNVGIPDTTPFNPDDYAYRTDDGEYNDPENSRAGSQNTFFGRNMPPMEKNNHLLSPDPAVVATKLLARRTYKDTGKQFNLIAASWIQFMVHDWMDHLEDTEQVVLPAPPLVAHECPLKSFRFYSTKEVPTGGEGIETGHLNIQTSWWDGSAIYGSEGKKEAKVRTHVDGKLKIGDNGLLQHEVNGIAISGDIRNSWAGVSALQALFVKEHNAVCDALKEEDRDLNDEALFRHARLVTSAVIAKIHTIDWTVELLKTHTMNAAMHTNWYGLLGKKIKDTFGHIGGPALGGLVGLKKPNNHGVPYSLTDEFTSVYRMHSLLPDSLKLRNINTNPGPNKSPEYLKDVKMEELVGIKGESTLNEIGFERQVVSMGHQACGALELWNYPFFFRDLIAQNVDGTERSDHVDMPVLEIYRDRERKIPRYNQFRRKLMMIPISKWEDLTDDKEAIETIREIYGDDVEKLDLLVGLMAEKKIKGFAISETAFVIFILMASRRLEADRFFTSYFNEKTYTKRGFKWVNTTESLRDVLLRHYPHTVSKWMNSTSAFSVWDAPRNSFNPIPLLLRFPS, from the exons ATGTGCCTTCCTCTCTTGGATCCCTTTATTCACCCAGCCTTCCGTGATGTCTTTGAAACGATGCCATTTTGTGACAAGCTTAGCTTCCTG TACGTTCATTCCTTGGACAGGCTAAAGCTGTGGCATAAGTTGCCGGTGTTCCTAGGGTTGACGTACCTGCAGCAACGTCGAACTCTGCATGAGAAGTACAGCCTCCTCAACGTGGGAATACCCGATACGACTCCGTTCAACCCCGACGACTACGCCTACAGAACCGACGACGGGGAGTACAATGACCCGGAGAACAGTAGGGCTGGGAGCCAGAACACCTTCTTCGGGAGGAACATGCCACCCATGGAAAAGAATAACCAT CTCTTGAGCCCCGATCCAGCGGTCGTGGCGACCAAACTTCTAGCTCGGAGGACGTACAAAGATACAGGCAAACAGTTCAACCTGATTGCAGCTTCATGGATACAGTTCATGGTGCACGACTGGATGGATCACCTGGAGGATACTGAGCAG GTAGTACTCCCTGCTCCTCCGCTGGTCGCTCATGAATGCCCGCTGAAGTCATTCAGGTTCTACAGCACAAAGGAGGTGCCCACAGGTGGTGAAGGCATTGAGACAGGCCACCTAAACATCCAGACTTCTTGGTG GGATGGAAGTGCTATATATGGAAGTGAAGGAAAAAAAGAGGCAAAGGTGAGGACGCATGTCGATGGAAAATTGAAGATAGGGGACAATGGTCTTCTTCAACATGAGGTTAATGGAATCGCAATATCCGGCGACATTCGTAATAGCTGGGCTGGAGTTTCTGCTTTGCAAGCTCTCTTTGTCAAGGAACACAACGCTGTTTGCGATGCCCTAAAG GAGGAAGATCGTGATCTTAACGACGAAGCGTTGTTTCGGCACGCAAGACTTGTAACATCTGCAGTCATTGCGAAAATTCACACCATTGATTGGACGGTGGAGCTCCTTAAAACTCATACCATGAATGCTGCCATGCATACCAACTG GTATGGCTTGTTGGGGAAGAAGATTAAAGACACCTTTGGGCACATAGGAGGACCTGCTCTTGGAGGACTAGTTGGACTTAAGAAACCTAATAACCATGGAGTTCCCTACTCCTTGACCGATGAGTTCACTAGTGTTTACAGAATGCACTCGCTCCTTCCAGATTCTCTTAAGCTTAGGAACATCAATACCAATCCTGGACCAAATAAATCTCCCGAATACCTCAAaga TGTCAAGATGGAGGAGCTAGTTGGCATAAAAGGTGAATCCACGTTGAACGAGATTGGCTTTGAAAGGCAGGTTGTGTCGATGGGCCACCAAGCATGTGGAGCTCTTGAGCTGTGGAACTACCCCTTCTTCTTCAGGGATCTTATCGCACAAAACGTCGATGGAACTGAAAGATCAGATCATGTAGACATGCCTGTTCTTGAAA TATACCGCGACCGAGAGAGGAAGATTCCACGGTACAATCAATTCCGAAGGAAACTGATGATGATCCCAATTTCCAAATGGGAGGATTTGACGGATGACAAGGAAGCAATTGAAACCATAAGAGAAATATATGGAGATGACGTAGAGAAGTTAGATCTTCTCGTGGGCCTGATGGCGGAGAAGAAGATCAAAGGATTCGCCATCAGCGAAACTGCTTTCGTCATCTTTATCTTAATGGCATCAAG GAGACTGGAAGCTGATCGTTTCTTCACGAGCTATTTCAATGAGAAGACGTACACCAAGAGGGGGTTCAAGTGGGTAAACACCACAGAAAGCTTAAGAGATGTTCTCCTGCGCCATTACCCTCATACTGTTTCCAAATGGATGAACTCCACCAGTGCATTCTCCGTGTGGGATGCTCCACGTAATTCCTTCAATCCCATTCCGCTGCTTCTACGGTTCCCAAGTTAA
- the LOC103998250 gene encoding acyl carrier protein 2, mitochondrial: MAAMRGALLRHLRVRVDSQAAPVAAFSFAGLIRRRFSDEAMGSFLDKSDVADRIITVVKNFPKVDPSKVTPNSHFHKDLGLDSLDTVEVVMALEEEFGFEIPDNEADKIDAINVAVDFIASHPQAK, encoded by the exons ATGGCGGCGATGAGAGGCGCTCTTCTGAGGCACCTGAGGGTGAGGGTGGATTCTCAGGCGGCGCCGGTGGCGGCCTTCTCCTTCGCCGGCCTCATCCGCCGCCGCTTTTCCGACGAAGCGATGGGATCCTTCCTAGACAAGTCTGACGTCGCCGATCGGATCATCACCGTCGTCAAGAACTTCCCGAAGGTCGATCCCTCCAAG GTCACACCAAattctcattttcacaaggatcttgGTCTCGACAGCTTGGACACCGTAGAGGTTGTGATGGCACTGGAAGAAGAGTTTGGGTTTGAGATCCCTGATAATGAAGCAGACAAGATTGACGCAATCAATGTTGCTGTCGACTTCATTGCCTCACACCCCCAAGCAAAATGA
- the LOC135593250 gene encoding ubiquitin-conjugating enzyme E2 20-like — protein sequence MTRRENPDVHDNIPTTTPAAAAATAPSAAKQPAPVAKAHDGHSVLKRLQSELMSLMMCGDPGISAFPEGDNIFCWKGTIHGSKETAYEGMVYKLSFAFPTDYPMKPPKVKFETACFHPNVDVYGNICLDILQDKWSSAYDVRTILLSIQSLLGEPNNESPLNTQAAALWVNQEEFRKMVEKLCKPT from the exons ATGACGAGGAGAGAGAACCCCGACGTCCACGACAACATCCCCACCAccacccccgccgccgccgccgccactgcTCCCTCGGCCGCCAAGCAGCCGGCTCCTGTCGCCAAGGCCCACGACGGCCACTCTGTCCTGAAGAG ATTGCAGTCGGAGCTCATGTCCTTGATG ATGTGTGGGGATCCGGGGATATCAGCCTTTCCGGAGGGAGACAACATCTTTTGTTGGAAAGGGACCATTCATGGCAGCAAAGAGACAGCGTACGAAGGCATGGTCTACAAGCTCTCCTTCGCCTTCCCCACTGACTACCCGATGAAGCCTCCAAAGGTGAAGTTTGAGACCGCCTGCTTCCATCCCAACGTCGACGTCTACGGCAACATCTGCTTGGACATTCTTCAG GATAAATGGTCATCTGCGTATGATGTGAGAACCATTCTGCTGTCAATCCAGAGCCTTTTGGGAG AACCCAACAATGAGTCGCCTCTCAACACCCAAGCAGCAGCACTTTGGGTGAATCAAGAGG AGTTCAGGAAGATGGTGGAGAAGCTGTGCAAGCCAACCTAG